The genomic stretch AGCATTGACGTAAAACTCTTTGACTAAGTGCTCATTTGCCTCTGACACCCTGCTGGTGAAGTAATCCCACCCCATACGTTTATTGAATTGCTGTTTCACGTTGGGGTTATGTGGCAAGAGATCCCTCTCTATAAACTGGAGCTCAATAATAAGCGACCTTAGAGGCCACTATTCTCGAAACTTGTGATAAGCTAGCTCACTAACGAATCACTTTTGCCACACCTCGGGGTTTCTAGTTCTCTCCACACCCCCGGGTTGGGGCACACCCCCTCCCTCTTCATCCGGTACCCCATCATCTACATCCTGTCCAGGTGACGAATGTGTTGGTGAGGTTGAACTATCACTGCtctcagctgagccctcagacgactcagaagtgATCTAAACTGAAGTATGAGCAGTAGGAGAGGCCGGAGGTGTAGGTAAATCTCTCAAACGATGCCTCTCCGGGAAGTCGGGTACATATTCCGACACCGAATCAGACTTAGATGCCTCCCGAGAGGGCAAGTACTCACTTCCCTCAGAATGGGAAGCAGAGCTATCTGCAGCTTTGATGAGTTTTCTGGTTTCCCCAATTGCTTTCCGAGCCACTGGGGTCAATTTGATCATGCCTCATCCCCTAGACCGGAAGGACTCTGCTATACCCTTTTCTTTGTCACCACCACCTCTggatttaaccattgtctgcaagtatATCAGGTGAACTTGTTAGTGCAAAGATTGGAAGAAGTAGTGCAGAAAAATAGTTGACAGTGTGAAGCAAAACTACAGACTGTTGTCCGCAAAAAATCAACCACTGATCATAGAGAGGTGGGactcagactacccactctctgattcaATGGCACCGCGGATCGCGAAAAATGGAGCGCGGTCGTGGTAAGTGCTTCGCGGACTGCGAAAAATGCCACCACAGACCATGATTATCAAGTCTTGAAAATCTCTCAAAAAATAGCTGACCGCGGACCACAGAAAGACAACCGCGGACTGTGACGGTCAAATTTTGGGCTCAAcacctagggtttcaaatttttATACATTTTAGCATTAATGAACACATTATCGATCCACTAGGTAGTTGATCGccatttctaactaattaaaacCTAATATAATTAACAATATGGAACCCTAAattaaaattgaaagaaaaaggaagaagaagaagtaataactatcaaattaaaagaaaataaaaacaaaattaaagactAAAGGTAGATTTGAATTACCAGAAGTGAGATGCAATATAGATGAAGTTCAGTTCCTGTGTTGTGCAAATTAGAGCATGAGTGAACAATACTGTATATTGTTTGAGAATGCAAAGAGCGAAAAGTATAAAAGAGGGCCCTGAGGGTCTATTTATAGACAAGCCTTGGGACACATTCATTCTTACCTACCGCGACCGCGATAAATGTACCGCGAACCATTGTTGTGAAACTCAGAAGGGCTGTTTCTTGGAGACCACCGCGAACCACGAAAAATGCTTCACGACAGTGGGTATCCACTGCGGACTATTAAAAAAGAACCACGACAGCGGTTAAAACTTCAGAGAGCCTCCACTTTTGACCACTTAGCACTGTGGACAATAATCAAATTCCGCCCCCGCGATAAGGCCACCGCGGACCGTGAAAAATGGAGCACGACCGCGGTCCAAACTTCAGATCAAACATCCCTATAcatatctcacaaccagttagtttaaaagcaaatcctacactaagaagaaaatcaaagaaaaacaaaaagaaagacacatgggttgcctcccaagaagcgccaaatttaacatcgcggcacgacgcaagttaccatcaatcacttgagatggatcattgccaccacgtggctgtcatcaaactttccaagatgGTGCTTGACTTTGTGCCCATTAAATCTGAAGatctcaccatttttgtttttcaaatcaagggcaccaaacagagtcacaagcaccacctcaaaaggtccactccattttgatttaagcttacccggaaacaatcGTAATCGGGaattgaataagagaaccaaatcacccattttgaaatccttgccacgagcatacttgtcatgaaggtatttcatcttgtccttatacaaggacgaactggagtaggcatgaaactggaactcatcaagctcattaagctgctccactgAAGATGGCAagctcaaagcccacatggccttgtgctctacctcgaccggtagatggaaagctttccaaaacaccaaccggtacagaGACTTACCAATCGGaatcttgtaagcagtcctacaagcccaaagagcatcatccaatttctttaaccaatcggtcctatttgcattgaccgtctttgacaatatacttttgATCTCTCTATTGGAGACTTCAACCCGCCCATTAGCTTGAGGATGGTAAGGGGTAGATaacttgtgattgacaccatactttgcaagcaaagtgtcaaatgccttattgTAAAAATGAGACCCTCCATCACTAATGATTTTTgggagtgccaaaccgagtaaagATACTTTTCTTGAGAAAGGCCACAACACTTCGGGCCTCGTTGTTGGGTAAAGCTacggcctcaacccactttgaaacataatcaACAGCCACAAGAATATACATGTTTCCACAAGAGCTTACAAacggacccatgaaatcaatgtcCCACAtatcaaatatgtcaacctcgagaatagtggtgagaggcatctcataTTTCTTTGAAATTGCACCCGCTCTTTGATATTCATCACATTTCTTCACTAGTTCAGTTGCATCCTTGTACAATGTGAGCCAATAAAAACCACAACTCAACACCTTTGAAGCCGTCatcgccccaccatgatggccaccgtAGGGAGAGAATGACAAGCATCcagaatactcaattgctcctcatCCGGAACACATATctggatcacaccatcattacagattttaaacaagtatgactcatcacaatagtagtccaagctatcccgtttaagcttcttcctttggttagaagagagctcatacggaacaATACCGGTTACAAGGAAATTGGCAATATCCGCAAACCAAGGCATACTATTCACAAACACATAAGGGAGCTGCTcatcaggaaatgaatcattaaaCTCGAGGCCATcatggggcctcccctcctcttccaaacAGGACtagtggtccaccacttggtttttacaccctttccggtccacaatctccaaatcaaactcttgaagctaTAAGACCCATTTCATCAAccgagctttggaatccttcttcgtcagcAAGTAGCGGAGTGCGGCATGGTTggtatgaactatcaccttggcacccacgagataaggcctaaacttctccattgcgaacacaatagccaacaactctttttctgtcactgtgtaattcatttgagcatcattcattgttttgCTTGTATAATACACCAGGTGAAACATCTTATTCACCTTTGACCCAAAACTGCTCATACTGCAACATcccttgcatcacacatgagctcaaaaggtaagctccaattggatgcagtaataatgggagtggttgtcaatttgtacttgagGAGTTCAAAAGCTTTCATACATTCTTCATtgaacacaaacttggcatctttttccaataacttgcacaagggattcactaccttagaaaagtttTTGATGAATCTTTGGTAGAACCCTGCatacccaagaaaacttctaaccctcttgactgaagtaggaggaggaagctttgagatcatttcaattttagccttgtccacctctatgccttgctttgagatcttatggccgaggacaatgccttcGTCGACCATAAAGTGACATTTTTCCTAGTAAAGAACAAGATAGGTCTCTTCACACTAGGCCAACACCttgtcaagattcttcaaacattcatcaaatgagtcacCAAAAAtactgaagtcgtccatgaacacctccaaaatgtcctccaccatgttggTAAATattgccatcatacaccgctggaatgtagccggtgcattacacaacccaaatggcatcctagaaaaggcaaaggtactATACGGACACGTgaaagtggttttctcctgatcttccagagcaatcaaaatctggttgtacccaaaatatccatccaagaaatagtagaaggcacgcccaacaagtctatctagcatttggtcaagaaaaggcaatggaaaatgatccttgtgggtcactttatttagcttgcggtagtccatgcacaccctccatccagtaacagtcctggtgggaatcaactcattttgtgcattggtaaccacggtcataccacccttcttcggcacatatTGCATCGgtgaagtccaagaactatccgcgatggggtacacaacccctgcatccaACCACTAGATTACCTCCTTTTTCataacttcttgcatagcctcattcaacctcctctgatgttccacggagggcttggcatcttcctcaagaataatCTTGTGTATGCAAAAGGCGAGGCTTATCCCCCAGATATCAGCTAAAgaccatccaattgccttcttctatttttggagcaccaccaatgtggcatctacctgcatgttagtaagacaagaggaaagaataactgacaAAGTttaactagggcctaagaattcatacatgaggtgtggaggcaatgaCTTCAACTCTAACatgggaggttcctcgattgagggctttgttggtggagtcttcctattctcaagatccaaagagagtttccaaggctcataagagtaagagcccattccatgtaaagcattgacacacACTACGTGACCTTCATCCTCATTtccatcaagattcaacaataccgcTTCTAGAGGGTTCTCCGCATTGATCATTACACTAGTATCATCAAATATCACCGCCGTGACAAGATCCATGAAAGTGCACACTTCAGTACTAttaggctgcttcattgacttgcacacatgaaagaccacttttttaTCACCCACCCAGAAGGTGAGTTCTCCTGTTTCCACATCAATTAAGGCCTTcccagttgcaaggaaaggtTTTCCCAATATGATCGAAACCttataatctacctcacaatccaagatcacaaaatcagcaggcaaaatgaacttgtccacccgaacaagaacatcatctaCAATACCAAGCGACATCTTCATAGTTGTATCCACCATTTTTAACCTCATTAAAGTAgccctcggttgcccaatacccaaagttttgaacaaggagtaaggcatcaaattgatacttgcacCCAATCGcacaatgcctttgcaaaattAGTGCTCCCAATGGTACACGggatggtgaaagcaccgggatcttgaagctttggagccatcgagtgcacaattgtacttacttggtgagtcatcttgaTGGTCTCACAGTCTATGAATCTCTTCTTAGTcgccaagtctttcatgaacttggtgtaacccggcatttgctcaagagcttccaccaaaggaacattgattgataagctcttcatcatgtcaataaattttctaaattggttctcattctttttcttcgcaagcctttgagggtaaggtggaggaggccttggaaAGAGAGACTTAGCCTTGGGCACTACCATTTCcggtatgtctattacgtgttccctagacgcgTTCACATCATCTTGGGTCTCCACCTCATCATCATGaacatcaatcctcacttccgcATTCACATTCTCTTATCTCACTTTCTCATCAACCAAAGGAACATCATCATCTAGCACTTGAATCTCATCACTCACAATTTCTTTTTGCTTGGAGGTATTCACATCAACACCTCGACCACTTTTAGTAATCACTGCCATAACATGCCCGATGTTGTTCCCACTTtttgggtttactaccgtatcactaggtagagcccccttagggcgagtattcaaagactgtgaaatctggccaagttgaacctccaaattctgaattgaagtattgtgggatacCAACTGGGCATCAAAGTTGGCGTTattcttcatcatttgttcaaacatcatctcgatccttcccatctcattgtttgacAAGCTAGGTCCTTGGGACGGAAATGGaggtgggttgtttggttgttgatacatcggaggtctttgaaagccttgcctccgattcccttgattgccattgttccaacccccttggttgttgtttcctccccaatTATTGTTGTTTCCACTCCagttaccctgattgttctggttgccccaattttgattgttgttcctccagttgctattgccttgttggttttgattcccccaattaccttgggatctccattgttgttgttgattaggAGCATTGTCCCTTTgtccttgataattgttcacatattgcacttcttcattttgctcatcatatccctcatcttGATTGAACCCACCACTACCTTGGTCATATTGATCCAGACTAccttgaccttgttgacctctttgtctccTCTTGTTGGCTAACATGTTGACaccttccatagcatttacttgtctaGGAGATTGAACCTGTTGTAATTGAGCTTTCTCTAACTAGTTCATTGTGGTAGTTAACTTTGCTATTGCTTGGccatgatcatggagctctttgtgcaagtagATGAggggggtcaccctgtggcacattggctcgaCTTTGCCAAGCTGAGGAAGTATTTACCAACGCTTGATCATAaggtgtgttcataaaatttcctCCTGCTAGCTGGTTCACCACACACTGATTGGTTGTGTTAATGCCACGGTAAAATGTCTACTGAATCATTGCTTCAGTCATGTCATTGTTcggacattctttcaccattgtccgATATCTCTCCCAGATCTCATGAAGTGGTTTATTAGGTTCCTGTTTGAAGGACAAAATCTCATCTCTCAAAGTTGACATATGCCCCGGCGAGAGAAACATTGCTATAAACTTGtccaccaactcatcccaagtagtgatgaaatggttgggaagcctttcaagccagtccaaagctttccctcgAAGTGAAAAATGGAAcaatctcaaccgaagtgcatcctatGACACATTTGTTTGCATGCTTCCCCAAAAGGTATCCACAAAGATtttaagatgtttgtaagcattctaatggggagcacctgtgaaa from Nicotiana sylvestris chromosome 12, ASM39365v2, whole genome shotgun sequence encodes the following:
- the LOC138882747 gene encoding uncharacterized protein, which encodes MEGVNMLANKRRQRGQQGQGSLDQYDQGSGGFNQDEGYDEQNEEVQYVNNYQGQRDNAPNQQQQWRSQGNWGNQNQQGNSNWRNNNQNWGNQNNQGNWSGNNNNWGGNNNQGGWNNGNQGNRRQGFQRPPMYQQPNNPPPFPSQGPSLSNNEMGRIEMMFEQMMKNNANFDAQLVSHNTSIQNLEVQLGQISQSLNTRPKGALPSDTVVNPKSGNNIGHVMAVITKSGRGVDVNTSKQKEIVSDEIQVLDDDVPLVDEKVR